GATATTCCAATTGAACATTTAGTTGATATAACATCTTCAAAAATTCTCGACCAAATGCTAAATATTTGTTCGCGACTTCTGATTTGTTTTTCTTCATAGACTCAAGTACATTTTCCCTAATTACCTCCATTACTTCTGCAACAACAAGGTCCGAAAATATTAGATCATAATTCTTAAGTAAGTTAAACAGTGCATTTCTCTTTCCTATAATTATATTAGTATCAACGAGTACTTTCAATTTCATCACTACTTAGAGAGCCAATACAATTGTTGCAATAGATGTGT
The genomic region above belongs to Saccharolobus caldissimus and contains:
- a CDS encoding type II toxin-antitoxin system VapC family toxin, with protein sequence MKLKVLVDTNIIIGKRNALFNLLKNYDLIFSDLVVAEVMEVIRENVLESMKKNKSEVANKYLAFGREFLKMLYQLNVQLEYPNIKDFIEAFEVMHNRDVDAVDAVLAVIAKRQGVSVLSNDKDWDRLKDYANRVSV